The Carassius gibelio isolate Cgi1373 ecotype wild population from Czech Republic chromosome B12, carGib1.2-hapl.c, whole genome shotgun sequence genome has a segment encoding these proteins:
- the polr3a gene encoding DNA-directed RNA polymerase III subunit RPC1 encodes MVKEQFRETDVAKKISHICFGMKSAEQMRQQAHMQVVSKNLYSQDTSHTPLQHGVLDHRMGTSEKDRPCETCGKNLADCLGHYGYLDLELPCFHVGYFKAIIGILQMICKTCSHILLTKEEKLQFLDHLRRPGLVYLQKRGLKKKISDKCRKKTTCVHCNAFNGPVKKCGLLKIIHEKYKTTKKVVDPMVSDFLQSFDIAIEHNKEVEALLTRAQENLNPLVALNLFRRIPNEDIPLLLMNPESGKPADLILTRLLVPPLCIRPSVVSDLKSGTNEDDLTMKLTEIIFLNDVIKKHRMTGAKTQMIMEDWDFLQLQCALYINSELSGIPLNMAPKKWTRGFVQRLKGKQGRFRGNLSGKRVDFSGRTVISPDPNLRIDEVAVPVHVAKILTYPEKVNKANIELLRKLVRNGPDLHPGANFIQQRHMQMKRFLKYGNREKMAQELKYGDVVERHMIDGDIVLFNRQPSLHKLSIMAHIARVKPHRTFRFNECVCTPYNADFDGDEMNLHLPQTEEAKAEALVLMGTKANLVTPRNGEPLIAAIQDFLTGAYLLTLRDTFFDRTKACQIVASILVGKDEKIKISLPPPAILKPIRLWTGKQIFSLILKPSKSCPVKANLRTKGKQYCGKGEDLCHNDSFVVIQNSELMCGSMDKGTLGSGSKNNIFYILLRDWGQQEAADAMSRLARLAPVYLSNRGFSIGIGDVTPGQGLLTAKQELLDAGYKKCDEYIEALKTGRLQQQPGCTAEETLEALILKELSVIRDHAGSACLRELDKSNSPLIMALCGSKGSFINISQMIACVGQQAISGSRVPDGFENRSLPHFQKHSKLPAAKGFVADSFYSGLTPTEFFFHTMAGREGLVDTAVKTAETGYMQRRLVKSLEDLCSQYDLTVRSSTGDIIQFIYGGDGLDPAAMEGKDEPLEFRRVLDNIRSVHSCPGEPALSRNELILTSDSIMKRKDFLCCKDTFLEEIRKFIKTVSEKIKKTRDKYGINDNGTTEPKVLYQLDRITPTQLEKFLETCRDKYMRAQMEPGSAVGALCAQSIGEPGTQMTLKTFHFAGVASMNITLGVPRIKEIINASKNISTPIISANLDRDDDPDFARLVKGRIEKTLLGEISEYIEEVFLPDDCFILVKLSLERIRLLRLEVNAETVRYSICTSKLRVKPGDIAVHGEAVVCVNPRENSKSSMYYVLQSLKQLLPKVVVQGIPEVARAVIHIDEQSGKQKFKLLVEGDNLRAVMATHGVNGNRTTSNNTYEVERTLGIEAARSTIINEIQYTMVNHGMSIDRRHVMLLADLMSYKGEILGITRFGLAKMKESVLMLASFEKTADHLFDAAYFGQKDSVCGVSECIIMGIPMNIGTGLFKLLHSATKEPNPPRRPLLFDSPDFHIPLAL; translated from the exons ATGGTGAAGGAGCAGTTTAGAGAGACGGATGTGGCCAAAAAGAT AAGTCACATCTGTTTTGGCATGAAGTCAGCAGAGCAGATGAGACAGCAGGCTCACATGCAGGTGGTCAGTAAGAACCTGTACAGCCAAGACACGAGCCACACACCGCTGCAGCATGGAGTCCTGGACCACCGCATG GGAACCAGTGAGAAGGACAGACCGTGTGAGACCTGCGGGAAGAACCTGGCCGACTGTCTCGGTCACTACGGCTATCTGGACCTGGAGCTGCCCTGCTTCCACGTGGGATACTTCAAAGCCATTATTGGGATCCTGCAG ATGATCTGTAAGACGTGTTCTCACATCCTCCTCACCAAAGAGGAAAAGCTTCAGTTTCTGGATCACTTGCGTAGACCGGGACTGGTGTATCTTCAGAAGCGCGGCCTCAAGAAGAAGATCTCCGACAAATGCAGGAAGAAGACCACGTGTGTGCATTGCAATGCATTTAATG GCCCTGTGAAGAAATGTGGCTTGCTGAAGATCATTCATGAGAAGTACAAGACCACAAAGAAGGTGGTCGACCCCATGGTGTCAGATTTCCTCCAGTCGTTTGATATCGCCATCGAGCACAATAAAGAAGTCGAGGCTCTTCTGACCAGAGCACAG GAAAACCTCAATCCTCTGGTGGCGTTGAATCTTTTCCGGAGGATTCCCAACGAGGACATTCCTCTTCTGCTGATGAATCCAGAATCCGGGAAACCCGCTGACCTCATCCTGACCCGTCTGTTAGTGCCGCCCCTCTGCATCCGGCCCTCCGTCGTCAGCGACCTCAAATCAGGCACAAACGAGGACGATCTGACCATGAAGTTAACGGAAATCATCTTCCTCAATGATGTCATCAAGAAG CATCGCATGACAGGAGCCAAGACACAGATGATCATGGAGGACTGGGACTTCCTGCAGCTGCAGTGCGCTCTCTACATCAACAGCGAGCTGTCGGGCATCCCGCTCAATATGGCCCCCAAGAAATGGACCCGAGGCTTCGTGCAGAGACTCAAGGGGAAGCAGG GGCGGTTTCGTGGGAACCTGTCTGGAAAGAGAGTGGATTTCTCCGGCAGAACGGTCATCTCTCCCGACCCCAACCTGAGGATCGATGAGGTCGCTGTCCCGGTGCACGTGGCCAAAATCCTCACCTACCCCGAGAAG GTGAATAAAGCCAACATCGAGCTGTTGAGGAAGCTGGTGAGAAACGGTCCTGATCTTCACCCCGGAGCAAACTTCATTCAGCAGAGACACATGCAGATGAAGAG GTTTCTGAAGTACGGTAATCGTGAGAAGATGGCTCAGGAGCTGAAGTACGGTGACGTGGTTGAGAGACACATGATCGATGGAGACATCGTTCTGTTCAACAGACAGCCGTCTCTGCACAAACTCAGCATCATGGCTCATATC GCGCGTGTGAAACCTCATCGCACGTTTCGTTTTAACGAGTGTGTTTGCACGCCGTACAACGCTGACTTTGACGGAGACGAGATGAACCTCCACCTGCCGCAGACGGAGGAGGCCAAAGCTGAAGCGCTCGTGCTCAtgggg ACCAAGGCTAATCTGGTCACTCCTCGAAACGGTGAGCCGCTGATCGCAGCCATCCAGGACTTCCTGACAG GTGCGTACCTGCTCACGCTCAGAGACACGTTCTTCGACCGAACCAAAGCCTGTCAGATCGTCGCCTCCATCCTGGTGGGAAAAGATGAGAAGATCAAGATCTCCCTCCCGCCGCCTGCCATTCTGAAG CCCATCAGGCTGTGGACGGGGAAGCAGATCTTCAGTCTGATACTCAAGCCCAGTAAAAGCTGTCCGGTGAAGGCCAACCTGCGCACCAAAGGCAAACAGTACTGCGGGAAAGGAGAGGATCTGTGTCACAATGATTCCT TTGTGGTGATCCAGAACAGTGAGCTGATGTGTGGCAGCATGGATAAAGGAACTCTGGGATCCGGATCCAAGAACAACATCTTCTACATCCTGCTGCGAGACTGGGGTCAACAGGAGGCCGCCGATGCCATGTCACGCCTCGCCCGACTGGCTCCCGTTTacctct CGAATCGAGGTTTCTCCATCGGGATCGGAGACGTGACCCCTGGACAGGGACTCTTGACGGCCAAACAGGAGCTGCTGGACGCTGGATATAAGAAATGTGACGAGTACATCGAAGCGCTGAAGACGGGCCGGTTACAGCAGCAGCCGGGCTGCACCGCCGAGGAGACACTGGAG GCGCTGATCCTGAAGGAGCTGTCCGTCATCAGAGATCACGCGGGCAGTGCGTGTTTGAGAGAGCTGGACAAGAGCAACAGTCCTCTGATCATGGCTCTGTGTGGATCCAAAG GTTCGTTCATCAACATCTCTCAGATGATCGCGTGCGTCGGGCAGCAGGCCATCAGCGGCTCTCGTGTTCCCGACGGCTTCGAGAACCGCTCGCTCCCTCACTTCCAAAAACACTCCAAA CTCCCTGCTGCGAAGGGCTTTGTGGCAGACAGCTTTTATTCTGGTCTGACCCCCACAGAGTTCTTCTTCCACACTATGGCCGGTCGAGAAGGTCTGGTGGACACGGCTGTGAAGACGGCAGAGACGGGATACATGCAG AGGCGTCTGGTGAAGTCTCTGGAGGACTTGTGCTCTCAGTACGATCTGACGGTGCGCAGCTCCACCGGGGACATCATACAGTTCATCTACGGCGGAGACGGACTCGACCCCGCGGCCATGGAGGGGAAAGATGAGCCGCTGGAGTTCAGAAGAGTCCTGGACAACATCAGA TCGGTGCACAGCTGTCCTGGTGAACCAGCGCTGAGCAGAAACGAGCTGATCCTAACCTCCGACTCCATCATGAAGAGAAAAGACTTCCTGTGCTGTAAAGACACCTTTCTGGAG GAAATCAGAAAGTTCATAAAAACAGTTTCGGAAAAAATCAAGAAGACACGCGACAAGTACGGCATCAACGACAACGGAACGACAGAA CCTAAAGTCCTGTACCAGCTGGACAGAATCACTCCGACCCAGCTGGAGAAGTTTCTGGAAACCTGCAGGGACAAATATATGAG GGCGCAGATGGAGCCCGGTTCTGCCGTCGGGGCGCTGTGTGCTCAGAGCATCGGGGAGCCGGGGACTCAGATGACCCTCAAGACGTTTCACTTCGCTGGAGTCGCTTCCATGAACATCACTCTGGGAGTCCCCCGAATCAAAGAGATCATCAATGCGTCCAAAAACATCAG TACGCCCATCATAAGTGCCAACCTGGATAGAGATGATGACCCAGACTTCGCTCGGCTGGTGAAAGGACGCATTGAGAAAACTCTTCTGGGAGAG ATTTCCGAGTACATCGAGGAGGTGTTCCTGCCTGATGATTGTTTCATCCTGGTGAAGCTGTCGCTCGAGAGGATTCGTCTTCTGAGGCTGGAG GTGAACGCAGAGACGGTGCGATACTCCATCTGTACGTCCAAGCTGCGGGTGAAGCCGGGAGATATCGCGGTTCACGGAGAAGCCGTGGTCTGTGTGAATCCCAGAGAAAACAGCAAGAGCTCCATGTATTACGTCCTGCAGTCGCTCAAACAGCTGCTTCCCAAG gtggtgGTCCAGGGCATCCCTGAAGTGGCCCGTGCTGTCATTCACATCGATGAACAGAGCGGCAAACAGAAGTTCAAACTGCTGGTGGAGGGAGATAACCTCAGGGCTGTCATGGCAACACACGGCGTCAACGGCAACAGAACAACATCCAACAACACATACGAG GTGGAGAGGACGTTAGGCATCGAAGCGGCGAGGTCCACCATCATTAACGAGATCCAGTACACGATGGTAAACCACGGGATGAGCATCGACCGCAGACACGTGATGCTGCTGGCGGATCTCATGTCCTATAAG GGTGAGATTCTGGGCATCACCCGCTTCGGTCTGGCCAAGATGAAGGAGAGCGTTCTCATGCTGGCCTCCTTTGAGAAGACGGCGGATCATCTGTTTGATGCGGCTTATTTCGGACAGAAAGACTCGGTCTGCG GTGTCTCCGAGTGCATTATAATGGGAATCCCCATGAACATCGGCACTGGACTCTTTAAACTTTTACACAGCGCCACGAAGGAGCCGAACCCCCCGCGCAGACCTTTGCTCTTCGACAGTCCTGACTTCCACATCCCTCTGGCTTTATAA